aacctgctgctaCCTTTAGCGGTGCAATTCTAGAATATGACAAGATGACAATAAGATGGCTTTTATACTCATTATCAAAATATAGACATGATTTTTTTATAGACAtgatttttttcagttaaacacacaaacaagttCATAGTGCATATCTGGAGGGACATTTTCTGAAGTTACACTTGACTTTTTTAAGCCAAATCGGGTGTTATTTATGGCATATATGAAATGACACAGATACCCATTTATATTTCAGTCATTCTCTAAAAGTGGTAAAGACAGGCAAACATCCCATCAAAGTTAGCCACATGTAAGGTGATCTTCAAAAGTTAGGAAACTGCTATGATAAGAAAGGCACTAACCTAAATTTGTCCATATCTAGAGTAcgaaaactgataaaaaaaactttcaactGGAGCTGACTTCCAGAGCATACTGTCCCACTTTTAACTGGTACAGGAAAAAGAGAGCACGTCTTAAATTTTGGCATTCCTTAATAGGCTTCCAGTTCACttctgaatacatttttaaatcttttcatatgtttttaaatgtcttaacTGTTGTGCAAtagcttctttttatttttatctctaccgattcatgtattttttttcagtatcGCCCACTTGATTATTTTATTGGACAGCACTTTGGTAGACCTCGTTGCTGTTTTAATGTGCCTTATTAATAAAGTGGTATGGTATTGAAAATTCATGAACATTCTTTTACATAGATGCTGCATAGAAGTTCTATTTAACAATGTTTGGTTTGATTTCCTTTTGGTTCTTTAGACTCCTTTATTATTTATGACGTAGAACTATTCTGAGAACATTGCTAACGGTCTCTATTTTGACAATAGGATAAACAGCTAAAACGTTTAATTTCCCTTAAATAAATATGGACATTTTAATTTGTCCATATTTTTCATTGAAAAACGAAATGTTAAAAATTAAAACGTTAATATTTGCACTTCCGTTGCATTCAGTAAAGTAATGTTGAACGTAGCCTCATACAGCGAGAAAAGCTACATTCTCGGCTATCTCCGTAGATTCCCCAGTCCCCTCGGTAGTTTCCGCAACCTTCCGGCTTCCACCGCCGCGCCTCGGATCCTCTCGGCACAGTCGATTCCTTCGCTGTCGTCTCACTGCCCCGTCCTCCTCTCCGTGTTGTTGTTCTCGGTGACGCGACGGAGGTGTAGCCTGACGCGGTCTCTTACGTGTCGGTCTGAATAAAAGTGGAGCTCCGTAGACCCGGGAGTGACGAAGCGAGTCTGTATTGGTAAGAGGACACGCGTCTGATGTTTGCTAAACAGATAATATATATGGCTGCCCGCAGATTATATTTGTAGCCACATTTCCGCACAGGGCCAACAAAGAGATCATGGCGGCGGTTGTTGCAGCGGCAGAGGCTCACAAAATGAGTCAGTCTCTGTAACGCTGAGACATAGGTATTAATGTGGGAgtgggatttatttttttatttaataaactacGCAGGAATTAATTTCTGAACCACCTATCTATTCGACTTTAGCTCAGACTTTGTTTATACCAGTGATGAATCAAAACTGATTAAATAAACCAGTATATCTGTCCTAGGTGTAAAGAAAACAACAGGCTGGCTTGCAATGCATGCAGACATTTCCCTCCAAAGAAGCTTCCAGCTAGCAACATAGCGGTATCAGCCAGCACAGCTTCAgggaaaactgcatttaaacgCTAATGCCAAGCTCCAAACATTGACatgtatattaaaaaaattaagctaACTGGAACATTAATATGTCGTAAATGAACTGATGCTAAACTCTGATATCATTCATTGCATTCATGTTAGCCACCTAGCATGCTAACATTTATAGCTATGCTACCCGTAGCTGCTAGCTGCCCGTTTAACTGCAGCTTTAGGCTAGAAAACAAATAATGCTTCATGTTTCGACGTCATCGATATCTTTTCGTGTGTTCTCGTGTAGCTCAAATGGACATTGCAAATGGGTTTCTACTGCTGTGTGTAACAAACCACACCCTCCCTCAGCCAAAACTCAGCCTATAGAGTATTTATTGCAGCGTACTATACAGCGGGTTTACTGCGCACAGGGCAGAGCAAGATGGAGccgatttgtttttcttcatcaaGAGTGGGTTATGTGTGTTTATAAAAAGCTTGAGGAAAAATGCCAAAATACTATGGCTGCATGATTTTAACCGTAATTATTCCTACTGCCAACAACATGGAATGCTCTTTAGATTATAATATATGATTATAAATGACATCCTTGTTATTTTGATATGGAAACGCAGACTTCAGAGAAACAGAACTAACACCCACATGATTTTATACTAGTTTTGTTGAGAAATATTATCCtttttttcattctgtttttcATTGAGTAACACAGGTAGCTAGTTAACTAGCCTggagtctgctgctttacaaATGTGTAAATCTATCTATAGGTGGCCGTGGCATGACTTGTTTTTCCCCAATGAAAGCATGCTGGAAACTGTCGTTtggtttactttttttaaattaaaacaatggagctatataaatatattggCCTTTAAAGGGGTAAAATCCCAAAATGATATTAATATTGATATGAATATTTTAGGCTAATTGTTGCCAGTGtggcattttgttttacatctcATAGTGAGGGAAAAAGTGATGAGTCAGAAACAAAGTTGCTGCTAATTAGAGTGCTAAAAAAGGTGCATTCAGGTGCATTAATAATATAAGCCAATTcgagtaaaaatattttaagaaggcGTGGACTTACCCTTACAGTGTCCCTGTGAttatatatatagatttttattattttttagttGCAGCACTAGGCTttcatttttccaacagtaggcagacaggaaatggggagaGAGGGGGGGAAGAAACTCGAACCCCAGACAGCCGCTTCTTGGACTGTAGCCGCTATCCATGGGTCGCGCCCTTACCCCCTACATTTGTCCACATTTATGCTCTACAGATTAAAGCAATAGCAACTGTCTTGCTTTGTTAATTCGCTGATGTTAAGTTTGATTGGAGCAGAAGCTCCCATGATGCACATCTcttattctttaattattaAAGATCTGTTGAACGTTACAAACATCTTCCAGGTTAAAACAggctttatttcagtttcagaGTCATTAAATTGTCAAATGATGATAGCTGATCAATCAGATGGGAGCTCCAATCAGAAAACGGGGGTGGAGGTTATAACCACGTCATGGACTCTGCTGTTGCAGTGGATGGAGATCTGTCTCATCAGATTACAGCAGCACTCTTGAGGTAAAAGGGGCTGCTCAGCGTGTGTGGATTTAGTCTAGATTAAAGTCACCATTTAAGTGGAAACGCACACAAGGATATTTCAGGAACTTAATGCCTCTTTAGTTTGTTGAGCAGTTTCTGCACTTTTTCTGCTAGAGAACAGAATTCATGGTGCCATCAATTCCAGCAAGTCATTCAGCTCCTGgtgaagcaaagcagccccagaccaccacactaccaccaccatgtttatgTCAGTGGGATGTCCTTTTCCTGAAACTGGTAGTTTTATACCACATGGAAAAAGATAATGTTTCGCGGATCGTCGGGAGGATTTTTGGGCAGATGTAACacaggtttttgtgttttctgtggtCAGCAGTTCTTTTGAATTTTTGTCAGTCAGCTACTCCTGGGAAGGTACtccactgtttttattttttgcactaTAAAACCCCTCAACTGAACTTCCTGGGTTTGTTTGTTGCAGCTTTTAAATTAAGATGGAAGCTGGTACAGAGGTACAGCAGAGTGGTGAAACAGTTGTCTCTGAGTCCGAGGTACAGCAGATCACCCTTGCTCAGGTAATTCCTACCATCTTTGCAGATTTACAGATGGCTGCTCCGTTCATTTAATTAACCCCGAGGCGTTTGCATGCCGCCGGGTTTGCAGGCGTCCATCGCAGCAGGCCAGGTATCATCCGGAGGTCCAGGAGTCACTATAGTGCAGCTACCTAACGGTCAAACAGTCCAAGTGCACGGGGTGATCCAGGCTGCTCAGCATTCCGTCATTCAGTCACCACAGGTCCAGGCTGTACAGGTAAAGAGAAgcgaaaacatttaaaactctcCCACTACAACCAGTTTCATTCATCTTTAGAGTAAAGCcctgttttttatttgcttataGATTGCCGCTGTGGAGAGCGAGGATTCCCAGGAATCTGTAGATAGTGTCACAGATTCACAGAAGAGGAGAGAGATTCTTTCTAGACGGCCTTCTTACAGGTTTGCTTTACATGTCcgataaaaaacaaaacggcacaagaaaacaaagatgaagaATTTTGTGCTCTTTAAGTGCAAGCTGAGATTCAGCTGTGATTTTATTGGCTTGAACAGGAAGATTCTTAACGACTTATCGTCAGATACTCCTGCCGTGCCTCGAATTGAGGAGGAAAAATCTGAAGACGACTCAGGTCCAGCCATCACCACAGTCACTATGCCCACTCCCATTTATCAGACCAGCAGTGGCCAGTACAGTAAGTGTTTGCCACACAGTATCGTTTAGGTGTGATCATGTGGAAGCCATGCACTCACCCCCCCCTCTCTGCAGTTGCCATTACTCAGGGCGGGGCCATTCAGCTGGCCAGTAACGGCACAGATGGAGTGCAGGGCCTGCAGACCCTCACCATGGCCAACGCTGCTGCAGCGCAGCCAGGGACCACCATCCTGCAGTACGCCCAGACCAGCGACGGCCAGCAGATCCTCGTTCCCAGTAACCAAGTAGTTGTTCAAGGTGAGGACGTGTTTTAGCTTTATGCTTTACTTACAATCATTGAaatagaaagtacaccctctaaTGATTCTGGGCTTTTTCTGTGTCAGCACATAGTCAAACATATCTGGACTTCACTGGGTTTTGCAGTGACTCACAAAACTATTCACACCCTGTAGTTAGAACCACAAACCTCTATGGACTTTATTGGAATTTTTTTAACAAGTACCAATAGAGGCAGATTCTCTCAGTCCACAGCTATTAAATCGAAATAAATCCAGTATGTATGCGGCCTGTATGTAGATGTGGTCCTAATGGGAGAAACACCAGAATGTTCCGTGTTAATTAAATCCTGATTCTCTTTAAGAACATTAACTGAAAAAGTCTTCTGTTTTCTAAATGAATGAAGTCTGTGTTGTTGTGGCTGCTTACCTTAGTGTTGGTCTGGTAGAAAAGATACAAGGTCTAGAAGGCCACAACAGCTTCCTAAGCTCATCTCTGCTGGATCTCCCACCCgaaagcaataaaacaaagctGAGTTTAGGCTATACGTTTTAATGGTTAGGGCATGAGCCATCAATTCAGAACAtggagaaacatggtggtggcagcatcatgctgtgtggaggatgatcagagttgataggaagatggatgacGCTAAATACAGGAAAGTCCTAGAAGAAAAGTTGTTAGAGGGTGCAGACGACTTCAGACTGCGGCGGCGTTTCACCGTCCAGCGGCacgatgaccctaaacatacccCAGAACATCCGCCCCTGTAATCAGTTGGTTCTTCCTCCTCACCGCTATGCACTACTTCCTGTTGCTCCTACACCTAAAGTGTTGGGTTGAAACATGATGCACTAGTTGTCAATCACATAggatgtctgtctgtttttaccCACCAGCTGCTTCTGGCGACGTCCAGGCCTACCAGATCCGGACAGCTCAAACCAGCACCATCACTCCGGGGGTAGTCATGGCAACATCTCCTTCATTGGGAACAGCAGGAGGTACAGAGGAAGTCACACGGAAAAGGGAGGTCCGACTGATGAAAAACAGGTACTTGAATCCGTGAATGGAAAAAATCGGACTCCTAAGCCcccgtttttttgttttttagagtaATGTGAAACTGTAACTGAATCTGTGTGCCACACAGGGAGGCAGCCCGGGAGTGTCGCAGGAAGAAGAAGGAGTACGTAAAGTGTCTGGAGAACCGTGTGGCCGTACTGGAGAATCAGAACAAAACCCTCATTGAGGAACTCAAAGCCCTCAAAGACTTGTACTGCCACAAATCAGAGTAGAAAAGTCACCAAACACCGCCTGGGGGGGCAGTGGGGGCCCGCGTCCCCATGTACAGAGACTCAGCTTAGAGCCACGCTTACAGAAGCGACTCCTCCTTTTCTACTTTTCCtgctttcttaaaaaaaaactgctgatgAATCTGAGAGTGGCAATTACTAAGACTTAAAAAATTGTCTGTCCCTCTTTGAAGCATCAGTTTCCCATGAAAAGAGGTGAGGCAATGTTTCTGAGATCATGTGGGAATATCCAGGAAAGCATTCCAGCCACTGGTGCCCAGTCAGACTGGGCAGAATCACCAGCAAAGAGGAGCTGACATCAAATACCTCCCACGATGGAACCCGGTCGCTCAGAGAGGTTCCCTTTGTACTTGTAATTTGCATTCATCTGTTACCTAATCACTATAAACTGTAGGTGGGTCCTTTTATCTCTgacttgtattttgtttatccTCAGTTTATTTGCTTCTGTgatgcctttttgtttttttacataaatctgCCTTTTTAGGACACGAACAAACGGCTAAACGTCGACTGTAAAATGCAGCTTTAAGAATACAGTATTGAACTTGGGAAACATTTGACAGTTTgtctaatttttttgtttttatctgaagATAAaggctaaatattttttttaatgtaaccCAAAATGATGCAAATCATTTAAAGTTCCTGCTACAGGAATAAATTAGGGCAGGGAGTATAAGATGTATCATAACTTAAGGGGAaagaaatagtttattttttgttaaaggtgaatttcaaaaatgtactgacctttatttttacagtttattattttttgaaaagttagttttactgttttttaacaaacaaaaactggacttttgctgtaaaacaaatatCTGCACAGGCAGATTAAAAAGTACAccttaggtttttttttttttttacagggttctaaagttatttaaatctaacttcCTGTATTtcatgctgaagaaaatttgTATAGAAAACTTAAGTATAGCCCATGAATCTTTAGACATCTGGCTTCACAGGACTCTAGAATAGTTTTACGGACCCAGGTACTGCCTCTGCAAACCAGCCCAAATAATCACCGCTCCACAACCGTGCTTAACAGTAGGAGTACGGTGTTTGTGATGTTATGCAGTTTAGTTCTCTCCCAGATTGAATAACTACTTTGCCTTTTAAATTGTAAAGGAGAGGGGGGTGTACTTAGTATTTAAGTCTCACCTTTATCTTTATAACTTGaccatgtctgtttttaaatattagaacttggtaaaaaaaaaaaaactgcttttttattGTTCTAAAACACAATACCCTAAAATTTAGAGGGTGTACTTACTATCCATAAAACCTTAATTTGTAAATCTTTAAAGACTCACCGaatgaatattgttttataatgcaCAATAGGCCCAGGTCATTATTCGGACTTTTTGTGAGGAAAACTTAAACCTCTTAGGTATAAAGTAGATCCGATTTAGTCTCCCTCCACCCTGGAAGTCTGTAGGAAAACGGAGCGGTGTGCGCACTTTCCTTGCTTTTTAACAATCCTGAAACAGTTCAAAGAACTTGAAGGGCCCGGAGCCGACTGCTCCGTGAGATTCCTCCAAAGGTTTTACTAAACAAGTGTTTTCATTAACATGGGATTCGGTCCAATTAAATTCCCTCCTGAAAAAAAGAATGTAATGTGTGACAAGATCAGAGAATGAACGGAgctgttattttaataatgcagaACGCCATATTGTACTATGTATAGTCATGAAGTAGTatgcttttttatgtttttttttttcacattttctaaatGTCAACATCAACTTGTATAAGAGTGCGTTTCTGTTAGAGGCATATAAAAGATTTTTGGCAGCTGATAATAAACGtgtttctggtgttttttttttttttatttcctttaaacCTTGTTTGGTCGAATAGAAAAACGTGTTATAAATCCCTCCTCATAGGGAGTCTGCATGCCTTGTACACATGAATGTCCCTGTCTTTGTCATAGTGGACCTCCTCCACAGCGAACTGGTGCTGGAGCATGCTCAGGAAGTTCGTGTCCCGCTCGTAGCGGATCTTGCAGGCCAGTAAAACAACAGTGCTGTCCGAGCATAAGTGCTCCAGGGTCAGCAGCAGAGCTGGAAATGTCTCCTCCAGGTAAATGATGTCTGCTCCCAGAACCAGATCAAATCCTCCTACTGGGAAACGTTCAAGGCCCTGACCCCAGGTCAGTTCCAAGACCGCCACAGAGTCGCGGGACTGTGGCGGCAGGTTGGCATTGACGTTGGCAGAGAGGAATTCCAGAGCAGCTTCCCGGTCTGTGATGGTCACATGAGCACCTGGAAAATGGGGAAAACGGCCATCTCAAAtccaaatattcatttaaattcATTATTGATCAGTAATTCATCAGATGAGCTCATAAATAAGTTATGTGGCTCCCTCTTCATTAATAGTCACAAAATCTAAGGATTTTCCTTCAATTATATCTATAAATCATGAAATTCGTGTGGACTAAGATTTAattcagaaatattttctaaagTTTAAAATCACATCAAAGCTACAGTGGATTATGTCAATGTGACATCACTCAAATCTGAAGAAAAAACTGGGAGGTTATCTTGTTGCAAGAacccacatttattttttatggaaCAATTATGACACCGTACAATAAATTGTTACTAATCATGATAGCACACTATTCCCAAACTAGCCATTTCCTTGAGTTTTCCAGAACAACGTTGGCAGACATTCATAGGAATATCATGCTAACTTTTTCCAAGAATGTCACAAAACTTCGATAGCCACAACACAAAACCAATTTTTCTGCAATTTGACGTATACATTCTAAGTAAAACATGAAGCATGAGGTagtgaaacatttagaaaagTTCTAGATCGCAGAAACTAGCATGGATGATGCCACACACTGACCTATCTGAAAGTTCCGCCTATTGAAACTTTAGCTGCCAAAAAGCATCCAAGCAATGGTGCTCAGAATAAGACTGTACAAAAGTAATATGGATGCTCCGGTGCGTTGCCCTGGCAACCTCAATCAGCTAAACAGAATATGCTTGTAAGTTCTAGATGTTCTGAAAAATAAGTTTGGGTATTCAATCTGTCGTAAGGTCCGCACTGCCctctgctatatatatatatatatatatatatatatatatattactaaTTAAATCGGAGTTGGAGTGAGCACCGTGACTTAGTACTTTTACAAACAaggttgcttttaaaaaattttccaCACCCTATTTGGTTGTCTATTGATCCACAGTTCAAATGGTTAAACATATTTACTTTACGTTTGCATTACATTCATTAAATGCAGTTTTGTGACTTGTAAACACATCAAGAAACAGCATATTATTCTATGTACTGTGGTAAATGATTAATATGATTCTAAATATTGGTTTTGGTACTGGCCTTAGAAAACACTTATCAGTCGACTGTGAACTTACCCAGCAGAGCTGCTACAATACCCACCAGTCCAGTCCCAGCTCCCAGTTCAATTGCCTTCATCCCCTTTAACTCCACTGCTCCCAGCTCCAGATACATACACATAACAACGGCCTtggggaaaataaaacaaacattacatGATTATCTAACCCCGTTGGTTCTGTTGCAGCCAAAATGAAACTCACTGCATCCCAAACAACTGCAGCCACCCCCAGCTTCCTCCAGTCCTGAGCCAGACGGAGGTCCTGGTTGGCAAAACGGAATTCTGCTGAGGAATTGTGGAGTTTGGTAAGTGCAGGGAGCGGATTTTCTTCATAAGGAACGAGAGCCATGCTTCACATACATAACACCTTTCATTGAGTTTCATAGAGCTGGTGTGTAACTCTTCTTCTTAAACCTATAAAGGAACCTTGATCGTTTACTGACTCATTAGCGCCATCTTCCGTTTCTTTTTAACATCCCCACTATTAAATCCGTTAAGGTCGACTGAATTTTCGGCACCAGTTCCAGAGAAGTC
This DNA window, taken from Girardinichthys multiradiatus isolate DD_20200921_A chromosome 24, DD_fGirMul_XY1, whole genome shotgun sequence, encodes the following:
- the mettl21a gene encoding protein N-lysine methyltransferase METTL21A encodes the protein MALVPYEENPLPALTKLHNSSAEFRFANQDLRLAQDWRKLGVAAVVWDAAVVMCMYLELGAVELKGMKAIELGAGTGLVGIVAALLGAHVTITDREAALEFLSANVNANLPPQSRDSVAVLELTWGQGLERFPVGGFDLVLGADIIYLEETFPALLLTLEHLCSDSTVVLLACKIRYERDTNFLSMLQHQFAVEEVHYDKDRDIHVYKACRLPMRRDL
- the LOC124861356 gene encoding cyclic AMP-responsive element-binding protein 1-like isoform X2 — its product is MPPGLQASIAAGQVSSGGPGVTIVQLPNGQTVQVHGVIQAAQHSVIQSPQVQAVQIAAVESEDSQESVDSVTDSQKRREILSRRPSYRKILNDLSSDTPAVPRIEEEKSEDDSGPAITTVTMPTPIYQTSSGQYIAITQGGAIQLASNGTDGVQGLQTLTMANAAAAQPGTTILQYAQTSDGQQILVPSNQVVVQAASGDVQAYQIRTAQTSTITPGVVMATSPSLGTAGGTEEVTRKREVRLMKNREAARECRRKKKEYVKCLENRVAVLENQNKTLIEELKALKDLYCHKSE
- the LOC124861356 gene encoding cyclic AMP-responsive element-binding protein 1-like isoform X1, whose protein sequence is MEAGTEVQQSGETVVSESEVQQITLAQASIAAGQVSSGGPGVTIVQLPNGQTVQVHGVIQAAQHSVIQSPQVQAVQIAAVESEDSQESVDSVTDSQKRREILSRRPSYRKILNDLSSDTPAVPRIEEEKSEDDSGPAITTVTMPTPIYQTSSGQYIAITQGGAIQLASNGTDGVQGLQTLTMANAAAAQPGTTILQYAQTSDGQQILVPSNQVVVQAASGDVQAYQIRTAQTSTITPGVVMATSPSLGTAGGTEEVTRKREVRLMKNREAARECRRKKKEYVKCLENRVAVLENQNKTLIEELKALKDLYCHKSE